In Opitutus sp. ER46, one DNA window encodes the following:
- the dnaX gene encoding DNA polymerase III subunit gamma/tau, with translation MSSTYQVIARKWRPQTFDDVVGQDHVVRTLKNAISRGRIAHAYLFVGPRGTGKTSTARIFAKALNCTDGPKADFDPNDPACKAIAEGSHLDVVEIDGASNNGVDQVRDLRETVRYAPAQGKYKIYIIDEVHMLSAAAFNALLKTLEEPPAHVKFVFATTDPQKVLPTIVSRCQRFDLKPIPEPLIIERLKKIAVDEKITVSDEALACIARLADGGMRDAQSIFDQMISFCGAEISEPDVLDVYGLVAAEKIKVLASALAAADHKQIIAVVDECDAAGRDLVRLLIDLQALVRGAVLDAIAKGGKTDQLGGVTMTTEQLTRMLDALREGEGNVKLGLAEKINFEVTLLKAVEASRARAIDSLIKELTALADETPAAAADEKKKG, from the coding sequence TTGTCCTCCACCTACCAAGTCATTGCCCGGAAGTGGCGGCCTCAGACCTTCGACGACGTCGTGGGCCAGGACCACGTGGTGCGCACGCTGAAGAACGCCATCAGCCGCGGCCGCATCGCCCATGCCTACCTGTTTGTCGGCCCCCGGGGCACGGGCAAGACCTCGACCGCCCGCATTTTTGCCAAAGCCCTGAATTGCACCGATGGGCCGAAGGCGGACTTCGATCCCAATGATCCCGCCTGCAAGGCGATCGCCGAGGGCTCGCACCTCGACGTGGTGGAGATCGACGGTGCCTCCAACAACGGCGTCGACCAGGTCCGCGACCTGCGCGAGACCGTCCGTTACGCACCCGCGCAGGGTAAGTACAAGATCTACATCATCGACGAGGTGCACATGCTCTCGGCGGCGGCGTTCAACGCGCTGCTGAAGACCCTCGAGGAGCCGCCGGCGCACGTGAAGTTCGTCTTCGCGACGACCGATCCGCAGAAGGTGCTGCCGACGATTGTGTCGCGCTGCCAGCGCTTCGATCTCAAGCCGATCCCGGAACCGCTCATCATCGAGCGCCTGAAGAAGATCGCGGTCGACGAGAAGATCACGGTGAGCGACGAGGCCCTGGCCTGCATCGCGCGCCTGGCCGACGGCGGCATGCGCGACGCGCAGTCGATCTTCGACCAGATGATCTCGTTTTGCGGCGCGGAGATATCCGAGCCGGACGTCCTGGACGTGTACGGCCTGGTGGCCGCCGAAAAGATCAAGGTGCTCGCCTCCGCGCTGGCGGCGGCCGACCACAAGCAGATCATCGCGGTCGTCGACGAATGCGACGCGGCCGGCCGCGATCTCGTCCGCCTGTTGATCGACCTGCAGGCGCTGGTGCGCGGCGCGGTCCTCGACGCCATCGCCAAGGGCGGCAAGACCGACCAGCTCGGCGGCGTCACGATGACCACCGAACAGCTCACACGCATGCTCGACGCCCTGCGCGAGGGCGAAGGCAACGTGAAGCTCGGCCTGGCGGAGAAGATCAATTTCGAGGTGACGCTCCTGAAGGCCGTCGAGGCCAGCCGGGCGCGCGCCATCGACAGCCTGATCAAGGAGCTGACCGCGCTGGCCGACGAGACTCCGGCCGCGGCGGCCGACGAAAAAAAAAAGGGCTGA
- a CDS encoding sigma-70 family RNA polymerase sigma factor, with the protein MPDDATPFDLAGCLQLVRQRDQAAARELVEHLYPLVIRIVRSHLPRRVPEEDLAQEVFLKMFTRLEQYQGAVPFPHWVSRIAVTTCIDHLRAQRRRPEFRWADLSEQETEVLDAVLTNENEVAANDAMAAQELVHKLLAQLKPDDQLVLRLLDLEQKTIAEIADLTGWNQSLIKVRAFRARRKLQKLFQELQRKERS; encoded by the coding sequence ATGCCCGACGACGCCACGCCATTTGATCTGGCTGGGTGCCTGCAGCTGGTGCGGCAGCGCGACCAGGCAGCGGCGCGGGAGCTGGTCGAGCACCTCTATCCGCTCGTCATTCGCATCGTACGTTCGCATCTGCCGCGACGCGTGCCGGAGGAGGACCTCGCGCAGGAGGTGTTTCTAAAGATGTTCACCCGCCTCGAACAGTACCAGGGCGCGGTGCCGTTTCCGCATTGGGTGTCACGCATTGCCGTGACGACCTGCATCGATCATCTGCGCGCGCAGCGCCGCCGGCCGGAGTTTCGGTGGGCCGATCTTTCGGAGCAGGAGACCGAGGTGCTCGACGCCGTGCTGACGAATGAGAATGAAGTGGCGGCCAACGACGCGATGGCGGCGCAGGAACTCGTCCACAAGCTCCTCGCCCAGCTCAAGCCCGACGATCAGCTCGTGCTGCGCCTGCTCGACCTCGAACAAAAGACGATCGCGGAGATCGCGGACCTGACCGGCTGGAATCAGTCGCTCATCAAGGTCCGGGCCTTCCGGGCCAGACGAAAGTTGCAGAAGCTTTTCCAGGAACTACAAAGAAAGGAACGTTCATGA
- the leuA gene encoding 2-isopropylmalate synthase — protein sequence MQSAPVTKYRPFPPVVLPNRQWPNRTLSRAPIWCSVDLRDGNQALAQPMSVEEKLEYFDLLVKIGFKEIEVGFPSASQIEFDFCRRLIEENHIPDDVAIQILCQCREELITRSVEALRGARHAIFHLYNSTSPSQRKHVFNASRADIVAIAVQGTKWVKQHTQPLIAAGTNVRFEYSPESFTSTELEFALEICEAVTDVWQPTPANKIILNLPATVEYATPNVHADQIEWMSTHLTRRDCTLISLHTHNDRGTGVAATELALLAGADRVEGTLFGNGERTGNLDVVTVALNLYTHGIHPGLDFSNINEIREVYERCTRLEVPPRQPYAGELVFTAFSGSHQDAIKKSWAAQQPDQPWDVLYIPVDPADIGRSYKAIIRINSQSGKGGVAYVLEHEFGYVLPKLMHKEIGKIINDVADAKGTELTPAEIHDVFRQEYLERAEPISLQQFKTSERNSVVKCDGVVVISGSAHKVTGTGNGPIDAFTRALAGTNLPKFEVLSYSEHSLGKGSEARAVSYIQVRTERNHTVFGAGTDTNIELASIKAIVSALNRVLCHTQP from the coding sequence ATGCAATCAGCACCTGTTACGAAGTACCGCCCGTTTCCTCCCGTGGTCTTGCCCAACCGGCAATGGCCCAACCGCACCCTCTCCCGTGCGCCGATCTGGTGCAGCGTGGACCTCCGCGATGGCAACCAGGCCCTCGCCCAGCCGATGAGCGTGGAGGAGAAGCTCGAGTACTTCGACCTGCTCGTGAAGATCGGCTTCAAGGAGATCGAGGTCGGCTTCCCCAGCGCCTCCCAGATCGAGTTCGATTTCTGCCGCCGCCTCATCGAGGAGAACCACATCCCCGACGACGTCGCGATCCAGATTCTCTGCCAGTGCCGCGAGGAGCTGATCACGCGCAGCGTCGAGGCGCTCCGCGGCGCCCGTCACGCCATCTTCCACCTCTACAACTCGACGTCGCCGTCGCAGCGGAAGCACGTGTTCAACGCCTCCCGCGCCGACATCGTCGCCATCGCCGTCCAGGGCACGAAGTGGGTGAAGCAGCACACCCAGCCCCTGATCGCCGCCGGCACCAACGTCCGCTTCGAGTACTCGCCGGAGAGCTTCACCAGCACCGAGCTCGAATTCGCCCTCGAGATCTGCGAGGCCGTCACCGACGTCTGGCAGCCGACGCCCGCCAACAAGATCATCCTCAACCTCCCGGCGACGGTGGAGTACGCCACGCCCAACGTCCATGCCGACCAGATCGAGTGGATGAGCACGCATCTCACGCGTCGCGACTGCACCCTCATCTCGCTGCACACGCACAACGACCGCGGCACCGGCGTGGCCGCCACCGAGCTCGCCCTCCTCGCCGGCGCCGACCGTGTCGAAGGCACGCTCTTCGGCAACGGCGAGCGCACCGGCAACCTCGACGTCGTCACCGTCGCCCTCAACCTCTACACGCACGGCATCCACCCGGGCCTCGATTTCTCGAACATCAACGAGATCCGCGAGGTGTACGAACGCTGCACCCGGCTCGAGGTCCCGCCGCGCCAGCCTTACGCCGGCGAGCTCGTGTTCACCGCCTTCAGCGGCTCGCACCAGGACGCCATCAAGAAGTCCTGGGCCGCCCAGCAGCCTGACCAGCCCTGGGACGTCCTCTACATTCCCGTCGACCCGGCCGACATCGGCCGCAGCTACAAGGCGATCATCCGCATCAACTCCCAGTCGGGCAAGGGCGGCGTCGCCTACGTGCTCGAGCACGAGTTCGGCTACGTCCTGCCGAAGCTCATGCACAAGGAGATCGGCAAGATCATCAACGACGTCGCCGACGCCAAGGGCACCGAACTCACGCCGGCCGAGATCCACGACGTGTTCCGCCAGGAGTATCTCGAACGCGCCGAGCCGATCTCGCTCCAGCAGTTCAAGACCTCCGAACGCAACAGCGTCGTGAAGTGCGACGGGGTCGTTGTCATCAGCGGCTCCGCCCACAAGGTCACCGGCACGGGCAACGGCCCGATCGACGCCTTCACCCGCGCCCTCGCCGGCACCAATCTGCCGAAGTTCGAGGTCCTCTCCTACTCCGAGCATTCGCTCGGCAAGGGTTCCGAGGCCCGCGCGGTCAGCTACATCCAGGTCAGGACCGAGCGGAACCACACGGTCTTCGGCGCCGGCACCGACACCAACATCGAGCTTGCCTCGATCAAGGCGATCGTCAGCGCGCTCAACCGGGTGCTCTGCCACACCCAGCCCTGA
- the rlmN gene encoding 23S rRNA (adenine(2503)-C(2))-methyltransferase RlmN, with protein sequence MKFTPEKPALTGETLASLTEQLRAHGEPAFRARQILDWLYKKRARAWDQMTNLPKPLRTWLAETFDLLPASLVLNKQSEDVTDKLLLELGDRSLIETVIIRAPQEGVGVDHSRKTICISTQVGCAMGCVFCASGLAGLKRDLTAGEIVAQLLHVCYREDERTPRARAELASFDNIVVMGMGEPLANYDNLIRALTIVNAEWGLGFGARRITLSTSGLVPKILRLADEPLGFRLAVSLHGATDEVREKIMPVNKAFPLGKLVPAVKAFSEKHGRMVTLEFILIEDVNDSLTQAGALRDIARDLHAHVNLIPYNTVAGLPWKRPSLTRQEKFADVLRAARVSVTLRREKGHDIDAACGQLRLRTEQERAAAVAG encoded by the coding sequence ATGAAATTCACTCCTGAAAAGCCCGCGCTCACCGGCGAGACGCTCGCGTCGCTCACCGAGCAGCTGCGCGCCCACGGCGAGCCCGCTTTTCGCGCCCGGCAGATTCTCGACTGGCTCTACAAGAAGCGCGCGCGCGCCTGGGACCAGATGACCAACCTGCCCAAGCCGTTGCGCACCTGGCTCGCGGAGACGTTCGACCTCCTGCCCGCCAGTCTGGTGCTCAACAAGCAGTCCGAGGATGTGACGGACAAGCTGCTGCTCGAACTCGGCGACCGCTCGCTGATCGAGACCGTGATCATCCGCGCCCCACAGGAGGGCGTCGGCGTCGACCACTCCCGCAAGACCATCTGCATCTCGACTCAGGTCGGCTGCGCCATGGGCTGCGTCTTCTGCGCCAGCGGCCTCGCCGGCCTCAAACGCGACCTCACCGCCGGCGAGATCGTCGCCCAGCTCCTGCACGTCTGCTACCGCGAAGACGAGCGCACCCCGCGCGCCCGCGCCGAGCTCGCCTCCTTCGACAACATCGTCGTCATGGGCATGGGCGAACCGCTCGCCAACTACGATAACCTCATCCGCGCCCTCACCATCGTGAATGCCGAATGGGGCCTCGGCTTCGGCGCCCGCCGCATCACCCTCTCCACCAGCGGGCTCGTGCCCAAGATCCTGCGCCTGGCCGACGAGCCCCTCGGCTTCCGCCTCGCCGTCTCCCTGCACGGCGCGACCGACGAGGTCCGCGAGAAGATCATGCCCGTCAACAAGGCGTTTCCACTCGGGAAACTCGTCCCCGCCGTGAAGGCGTTCAGCGAGAAGCACGGCCGCATGGTCACGCTCGAGTTCATCCTCATCGAAGACGTCAATGACTCGCTCACCCAGGCCGGCGCCCTGCGCGACATCGCGCGCGACCTGCACGCCCACGTGAATCTCATCCCGTACAACACGGTCGCCGGACTCCCGTGGAAACGGCCCTCCCTCACCCGGCAGGAAAAGTTCGCCGACGTGCTCCGCGCCGCCCGCGTGTCCGTCACGCTGCGCCGCGAAAAAGGGCACGACATCGACGCCGCCTGCGGCCAGCTGCGCCTGCGGACCGAACAGGAGCGCGCCGCCGCCGTCGCCGGCTGA
- a CDS encoding ABC transporter ATP-binding protein codes for MIEVKGLVKTYGSKRAVDGVSFQVNRGDILGFLGPNGAGKSTTMKMITGFLRPDAGTATVDGIDVTADPVAVKSRLGYLPESAPAYPEMTVEEFLGFVAEVRGYRTAAARRAQVDRAIGLTHLGPVRQQTIETLSKGFKQRVGFAQALLHEPPALVLDEPTDGLDPNQKNEVRALIRSMAAEKAVILSTHILEEVEAICTRVIIISQGKVVVDETPAQLHARQPGARLDEIFRSLTRGDI; via the coding sequence ATGATCGAAGTCAAAGGCTTGGTGAAAACGTACGGTTCCAAACGCGCCGTCGACGGCGTGAGTTTCCAGGTGAACCGCGGTGACATTCTCGGCTTCCTCGGGCCCAACGGCGCCGGCAAGTCGACCACCATGAAGATGATCACCGGCTTCCTCCGGCCCGACGCCGGCACCGCCACGGTCGACGGCATCGACGTGACGGCCGATCCGGTCGCGGTGAAGAGCCGCCTCGGCTACCTGCCCGAAAGCGCGCCGGCGTATCCGGAAATGACCGTCGAGGAATTCCTCGGCTTCGTCGCCGAGGTCCGCGGCTACCGCACCGCCGCCGCCCGCCGCGCGCAGGTCGACCGCGCCATCGGGCTGACCCATCTCGGCCCCGTGCGGCAGCAGACGATCGAGACGCTCTCCAAGGGCTTCAAGCAGCGCGTCGGCTTCGCCCAGGCGCTCCTTCACGAGCCGCCCGCCCTCGTGCTCGACGAGCCGACCGACGGCCTTGATCCCAACCAGAAGAACGAGGTGCGCGCGCTGATCCGCAGCATGGCCGCCGAGAAGGCCGTCATCCTCTCCACCCACATCCTGGAGGAGGTGGAAGCCATCTGCACCCGCGTGATCATCATCTCCCAGGGCAAGGTGGTCGTGGACGAGACGCCCGCCCAGCTGCACGCCCGCCAGCCCGGCGCGCGGCTCGACGAGATCTTCCGCAGCCTCACCCGCGGCGACATCTAG
- a CDS encoding ABC transporter permease → MRQIAPVFKREFLGYFRSPVAYVFLSGFLFISVALAFSRYGGFFRSGTASMETYFIFFPWLFLFLVPAVGMRLWSEEKRSGTVELLFTLPVTTLEAVLGKFLAGWAFLALAVLLSFPMVLTVAYLGDPDWGVIATTYLGAILMAGGYLGVCAVMSALTKNQVISFVLSLGACAFLVFLGFSSFTDTLEAWFPVGVADALSNFSFITHFDAFTKGIIDPKDVVFFLSLMGFSLFLNVVALER, encoded by the coding sequence ATGCGCCAAATCGCTCCCGTGTTCAAACGCGAGTTTCTCGGCTACTTCCGTTCGCCGGTCGCGTACGTGTTCCTCAGCGGGTTTCTCTTCATTTCGGTCGCCCTCGCGTTCTCCCGCTACGGCGGGTTCTTCCGCTCCGGGACCGCGAGCATGGAGACCTACTTCATCTTCTTTCCCTGGCTTTTTCTGTTCCTCGTGCCGGCCGTCGGCATGCGCCTCTGGTCCGAGGAAAAGCGCTCCGGCACCGTCGAACTGCTGTTCACCCTGCCCGTCACCACGCTCGAGGCGGTGCTCGGAAAGTTTCTCGCCGGCTGGGCGTTCCTCGCCCTCGCCGTGCTGCTGAGCTTCCCAATGGTGCTCACCGTTGCGTACCTCGGCGACCCCGATTGGGGCGTCATCGCCACCACCTACCTGGGCGCGATCCTGATGGCCGGCGGCTATCTCGGCGTCTGTGCCGTCATGTCCGCCCTCACGAAGAACCAGGTGATCAGCTTCGTCCTGAGCCTCGGTGCCTGCGCCTTCCTGGTCTTCCTCGGCTTCAGCAGCTTCACCGACACCCTCGAGGCCTGGTTCCCGGTGGGCGTCGCCGACGCCCTCTCGAACTTCAGCTTCATCACCCATTTCGACGCGTTCACCAAGGGAATCATCGATCCGAAGGACGTCGTGTTCTTCCTTTCGCTGATGGGCTTCTCGCTCTTCCTGAACGTCGTCGCGCTGGAACGCTAA
- a CDS encoding GldG family protein: MKLSAKAVAIVLLFVGLVLVNYLASTLPVRVDATADSIYSLSPGTKAVLGKIEEPITIELFYSKDATGIPITYKNYAARVQEMLRQYVRASKGKLTLSIVNPRPDTPDEERATAVGLTPQVSQQGGDQFFFGLVVTQADQQKTVPAFTPAREPFLEYDLSKLIYSVQQLDKPKLGLLTSLPLQGSSPQDMQMMMMMRQQPRPSQYVIEEWKESFEIVPIEATANELPANLDVLAVIHPQNVSPKLQYAIDQFLLAGKPVILAVDPASQYFKRQGGQQAMFGGPQPNVSSDLPALLNAWGIQYDPQKIVGDLENATEVRTGQATTARYPVWLTLRKTNFSARSPLTAQLNSAMFIESGFLAPKAGSSLTFTPLVETSARSGDVAAMALQFAQPEDVAKQITASGKKTIAALVQGKFTTAFPAGVPKDEPAATKKDAKTDAAQPAGLKESKTASTLFVIADTDWLFDDYSVRKFNLFGQTAAQPFNDNLAFGANVVEFLGGSQDLISIRGKGTSIRPFDVVREMEIEAQKKYQEQLTALDARLQEVQTKLSELQGRRTEGNRLVATPEMTKAIEEFQKQSAEMRGQRREIRRALREDIDALENRLLTLNLAAPIVLIGLVGVWFYRSRRR, translated from the coding sequence ATGAAACTCAGCGCCAAAGCCGTCGCCATCGTCCTGTTGTTTGTCGGGCTCGTGCTCGTCAACTATCTCGCCTCGACGCTCCCGGTGCGCGTCGACGCCACCGCGGACTCGATCTACTCCCTCTCGCCCGGCACCAAGGCCGTCCTCGGCAAAATCGAGGAGCCGATCACCATCGAGCTCTTCTACTCGAAGGACGCCACCGGCATTCCGATCACCTACAAGAACTACGCCGCGCGCGTGCAGGAAATGCTGCGGCAGTACGTCCGCGCCTCGAAGGGCAAGCTCACCCTCAGCATCGTCAACCCGCGGCCCGACACGCCCGATGAGGAGCGCGCCACCGCGGTCGGCCTCACCCCGCAGGTTTCGCAGCAGGGCGGCGACCAGTTCTTCTTCGGGCTCGTGGTCACGCAGGCAGACCAGCAGAAGACCGTCCCGGCCTTCACCCCGGCACGCGAGCCGTTCCTCGAATACGATCTCTCGAAGCTGATCTACAGCGTGCAGCAGCTCGACAAGCCGAAGCTCGGGCTCCTCACGTCGCTGCCCCTGCAGGGCTCCAGCCCGCAGGACATGCAGATGATGATGATGATGCGGCAGCAGCCGCGTCCGTCGCAGTACGTCATCGAGGAATGGAAGGAGTCGTTCGAGATCGTGCCGATCGAGGCCACCGCGAACGAGCTTCCCGCCAACCTCGATGTGCTCGCGGTCATCCATCCGCAGAACGTCTCCCCGAAGCTGCAGTACGCGATCGACCAGTTCCTCCTCGCCGGCAAGCCCGTCATCCTCGCCGTCGACCCGGCCTCCCAGTACTTCAAGCGTCAGGGCGGCCAGCAGGCCATGTTCGGCGGCCCGCAGCCCAACGTCTCCAGCGACCTGCCGGCGCTGCTCAACGCCTGGGGCATCCAGTACGATCCCCAAAAGATCGTCGGCGACCTCGAGAACGCCACCGAGGTCCGCACCGGCCAGGCCACCACCGCCCGCTACCCGGTCTGGCTCACGCTGCGCAAAACCAACTTCAGCGCCCGCTCGCCGCTCACCGCGCAGCTCAACTCCGCCATGTTTATCGAGTCGGGATTCCTCGCGCCCAAGGCCGGCAGCTCCCTCACCTTCACCCCGCTCGTCGAAACCTCCGCGCGCTCCGGCGACGTCGCCGCCATGGCGCTGCAGTTCGCCCAGCCCGAGGACGTCGCGAAGCAGATCACCGCCAGCGGCAAGAAGACCATCGCCGCCCTCGTCCAGGGCAAGTTCACGACCGCCTTCCCCGCGGGCGTCCCGAAGGACGAACCCGCCGCCACCAAAAAGGACGCGAAGACCGACGCCGCCCAACCCGCCGGGCTCAAGGAATCGAAGACCGCGTCCACCTTGTTCGTCATCGCCGACACCGACTGGCTGTTCGACGACTACAGCGTTCGAAAATTCAACCTCTTCGGCCAGACCGCGGCGCAGCCGTTCAACGACAACCTCGCCTTCGGCGCCAACGTCGTCGAATTCCTCGGCGGTTCCCAGGACCTCATCTCGATCCGCGGCAAGGGCACCTCGATCCGGCCCTTCGACGTCGTGCGCGAGATGGAAATCGAGGCCCAGAAGAAATACCAGGAGCAGCTCACCGCCCTCGATGCGCGGTTGCAGGAGGTCCAGACCAAGCTCAGCGAGTTGCAGGGCCGGCGGACCGAGGGCAACCGGCTCGTCGCCACGCCCGAGATGACCAAGGCCATCGAGGAGTTTCAGAAGCAGTCTGCCGAGATGCGCGGCCAGCGCCGCGAGATCCGCCGCGCGCTCCGCGAGGACATCGACGCCCTCGAGAACCGCCTGCTCACCCTCAACCTCGCCGCGCCGATCGTCCTCATCGGCCTCGTCGGCGTCTGGTTCTACCGCTCCCGCCGCCGCTGA
- a CDS encoding DUF4340 domain-containing protein: MRLKTLTLSILVLAVVSAVVFIARRPAPPPSKDPRTGQALVDATTIEKAARLRLSDAGKTVLLSRQADGTWRDASYFDLPADMAKLSSFVGSLTEAKLQRLVTANPERVARLEFKDTRIELLDAADKPLWSVTLGKNADLGGGRFVRFGEETKAYLTNLNAWLDADAKNWASAELLALKPDDVAKVEIAFAPPADDGAAAKPATVTLTRAKKDDAWKAEPTPAQQQVKAARVGALLSSLTALRFTDTVEPNDAQVAVAKANQRVAKLTAFDGKTYTIALGRKPEEKKLKAPVASSDGKTGPASMGSITDLAKKDQPAGNEAGKDKPAAPEFETIPAGPVFAFVTSSEASAPVNALMAKRAYQISDYTFTSLPQSADELFEPRPATPAPAADQKPAVPPAK; this comes from the coding sequence ATGAGACTGAAAACCCTCACGCTCTCGATCCTCGTCCTGGCCGTCGTCTCCGCGGTCGTGTTCATCGCCCGCCGCCCGGCCCCGCCGCCCTCAAAGGACCCGCGCACGGGCCAGGCCCTCGTCGACGCCACCACCATCGAAAAGGCGGCTCGGCTGCGGCTGAGTGACGCCGGCAAGACCGTCCTTCTCTCCCGCCAGGCCGATGGCACCTGGCGCGACGCGAGCTACTTCGACCTGCCCGCCGACATGGCAAAGTTGTCCAGCTTCGTCGGCAGCCTGACGGAGGCAAAGCTGCAGCGACTCGTTACCGCCAACCCCGAGCGCGTCGCGCGGCTCGAATTCAAAGACACCCGGATCGAACTGCTCGACGCCGCGGACAAGCCGCTGTGGTCCGTCACGCTCGGGAAGAACGCCGACCTCGGCGGCGGCCGATTCGTCCGCTTCGGCGAGGAAACGAAAGCCTACCTCACCAACCTCAACGCTTGGCTCGACGCGGACGCGAAAAACTGGGCCAGCGCCGAGCTGCTCGCGCTGAAGCCCGACGACGTCGCCAAGGTCGAGATCGCGTTTGCGCCCCCGGCCGACGACGGCGCCGCGGCCAAGCCCGCGACGGTGACGCTGACGCGCGCGAAGAAGGACGACGCCTGGAAGGCCGAGCCGACTCCCGCCCAGCAGCAGGTGAAGGCGGCCCGCGTGGGAGCGCTGCTCAGCAGCCTCACCGCCCTGCGGTTCACCGACACCGTCGAGCCGAACGACGCCCAGGTCGCCGTCGCCAAGGCCAATCAGCGCGTCGCGAAACTCACCGCCTTCGACGGCAAGACCTACACCATCGCCCTCGGGCGCAAGCCCGAGGAGAAGAAGCTCAAGGCGCCGGTCGCCTCCTCCGACGGCAAGACCGGGCCCGCCTCCATGGGCTCGATCACCGACCTGGCGAAGAAGGACCAGCCGGCCGGCAACGAAGCCGGCAAGGACAAGCCCGCGGCGCCGGAATTTGAGACGATCCCCGCCGGGCCGGTGTTCGCGTTCGTCACGAGCAGCGAGGCTTCGGCGCCGGTAAACGCGCTGATGGCGAAGCGGGCGTACCAGATCAGCGACTACACCTTCACCAGCCTGCCGCAGTCGGCCGACGAGTTGTTCGAGCCGCGCCCCGCCACCCCGGCGCCCGCGGCCGACCAGAAGCCAGCGGTGCCGCCGGCCAAATAG